The Lycium barbarum isolate Lr01 chromosome 11, ASM1917538v2, whole genome shotgun sequence genome contains the following window.
CGACAAATTCACTAGTATAATATAATTTTATTCGACTTTTCATAATAAGAGTGGTGCATCATGTGATTATGGTAAACATATTGAATATATTGCTTCCGTTAATGTCCACTGTAGGATAGGGAAAATATTCATTTTTTGTGCTtagtgcccttcaaatgcactgatcttcaatttttgcccctcaaattgttttcttaatttttgcccttcgcctaaaacttCTAGGTTCCGGGTTCAAACCCCCACTcagttaaaaatttaaaaattttgcTAAGTAGAACttagattcgcaaggcagaattttgcctgcggaactctgccttaaggcagaattttgccttcaaaactctgccttaaggcaaactgcCTGAAGGTAATAGGCCCAAAACTTGCTAAGGCATAGTTTGCCtacaaaattctaccttaaggcatTATTTGCATGCAATTCTGCCCATCAATTATaatttgcctgcaaaactctccGTTAAGGCAAAGTTTGCAGGCAATCTATGCCCGATGGGGCAGAGTTTGTAGGTAACCTCTgcctagcgattttttttttttaattttcgcctGAGCAGggattcgaacctggaaccctgaaattttaggcgaagggcaaaagttaaatacTTTAATTTTGAtgcgcaaaaattaaagaccacccaaaataagggcattactgTGAATTGCCCAAAAATATTTTCATTCTATGTTATTGTAACTTTGGGTATTTAAATCTACCAAATTTTACTGGCTGCATTAGCTGTCAGACGACgtataaagattaaaaattacCGAACTGTATCGAAATCAAAAAGAAATTGGGACGATTGAAACGGCTTGAAAAAGTCTAATTTTAATTATACACCATAGAACCGAAAAACTGATAATGCACAAATTTCTAAAAGTAACCGACCGAATCAAACCATCGACATCCCTATTTAGAATGCATACTCTGATGCCTACCCATATGGTGTACTTATACACGTAGAGTAAAGTTTCAAAGGGTTTTGATAAAGTTAACACGTAGACTAATGTGGTGGCACATGCAGCTTTGCCAAATGAGACGTGTCGACCTCAACGTAGTTCCATCACATAACTTTAACCGACCTGAGACTAGATAATGCATATAAATATAGAAAACCAATTTCACAATACTGATTTGCACAAAAATTGAACCTTGGTAATTAAGTTGAAAATTTAGAAAGAAGATCATGTCGGGGGCACAAGGAGCACAACCACAAGAATCACGAACACAAACAACGTACGAATCAATAACTAAAGAGGACAACAAGACAAGACTGGACATTCATTCTCGTGAGGATGAAAAGGGCATCCAAATTGATAAGATTCAAGACAAGGTCGATGATGCTGCCGGTAAAGGTGGTCCGGTTTTCGGTGCCGGCAAAGACGACGACAAGAAGAAGCCGGACTTGGGTGTTACCGGCACCGGAGAATAAAACTATTTACTAGCTAgtacaattttgttttttttacaCTCCTTGTTTTGTTTGTAAATAACTAGCGTTTTATTTAGGGTTCTTTGTTTCTAGTTTTTTTTCATCTTAAGAATGTATAGTGGACTGCATGCTGCTTAGTTTGTAACTTGTTCTGTCTCTTACAGCTTGTTTGGATAGTTGCTATCTATTGTATTATTTGTAGTATAATGTTTAtttgattgttacttaaattttgttcttttttatCATTAGACATGCATCGTGAAGTAACAAAGAAATTTTTTATTTCATCCCATTTTAAGTGTCATCccattttaagtgtcttagtgtgaatgagtatggatacgaagtttaaaaaataaagggagAAGTTTTGTGGTCTTAACGAAGATATGTGTAGTTTTCTAAATCTGGTTTTAAATTTGTCAAGTAAGATGTTGGAATTGAAAATTTTACAAGAAAGAGAttttttgggacagaccaaaCTAGATACAAGACCAAAATAGAAAACAGACCAAAATAGAGAGTAAGATAtttaaattgggatagagggagtatttAATAGTTCTATGTTacctttgtctttttcttttcaaTAATAACTATCTcagtatcctttttttttttttttttttttaagttttaacTTTAAATTTGATATGCGTAGCATTATATAAAATGAACGATACTATATCCAACGATTAAAAAAAGATACAATCTATCCAATTATATTatattcatcaaaataatatattccctctgtttcaatttgtttgaacctatttcctttttagtccgtgtcaaaatgaatgacctctttcctaatttggaaataaatttactttatgaatgatttacaaccatacaaattttcaaggcttattttgaatcacaagtttcaaagtcttctcttttttttaaatgtcatgcccagtcaaatgagttcatataaattgaaacggagggagtaataaccatccaaacaagctgctAGTAGTTTTGATtctttacaatatatatatatatatatatacacacactagtCTCTTGGCACGTGCGTTGCACATGTATGCCAAATTATGTAGTTACACATAAAAAATATAAAGtacaattttttaaaaacaattaatGTTTATTTTTGTATGGTTAAAAGCGAAAATTTATAAATAGAAACAAGGGCATACATTTTACAACTATGCATGTCACACATAAAGTTAGTAAAAGCAACTCATGCCCTTCTTATTATTGGGTTTATGCAAGAAGAAAATAAGTGACATCTTGCTGCATAACCAAATTCAAATGCAATGAAATTTCTATGTACCCTTTACTTCCCTTGTGCATGGTTTTTGGTGGAAGCTCACAATTAATCTTGAGATTACCTAAAAAATAAGAATTCAAAATTGTTAAATTAGAGCAAGTTTGAAAATTCAGTTATAATTATCATACAATATAGAGTTAGTACACTCACAGAGGTTGATCATATCCTCTCTGTACTATTTTTTACAACTGCATGTGTTATTCCTTTGTCTAACATCGTAAAGTGTGCATGGAACTGTATAAATTGCGTGGTAGCAATAAAGGATGATGGGAATTTAAGTGTTTCATATTTCACCATGCAAAACTCGATCAATCAAGAAACTGAAAGTAGCTTAAGTTGTTAAGAGGAGTATAAACTTAGAGAATGCAACGCCTTCTGTACTAAAAAAGCAAGAATATCAAAATCCCAGAGTTATACTAACCTTTTTAACCATTGGAGTAGCCATGATCGTTTCATAAAAACATAAGTCGGTGGAACTGACCTATTAAACTATAGTGTGTTGGACCATCATTAATTCTTTGATGCAATATGTTGTGCCATAAAATCTGGCAAGACATGGTTGCTATCCTGAATATGAAAAAATTATGTAGTCACGTCGTAAGGCATGTAATTATTGTTAAGCTCTAAACCAAAATGGTACTTCGATCAAACATGTGCATCAGAAACCATATCATAAAGAGCTTAAGATATTGCACGAATTATTTCATAGGTAATCAAATTAGTTAACTTTGAAAGAAACAAATTATTTAACTTTGAAAGAATGCAAGTAGTGTGACCAGAGATACAAATATTTTATCCaatgaaataaaataactgaCAAATCATTTACATTTAGCATATCAAAACTTAAAAGAAACTTTTAAACCAACAAAAACTAAAATTACAGAAACTACACCTAATATTTCCAATGATATTATCACACTTTAAACTTCAGTTGACGATGAAGGTCCTTTTCCTCTTATGTTTTTAAATAATCTTTTAACATTTTCAAAAGCTATTGAGTTTGAATTCTTTTGAGTAAAGTTATGTGAAAGTTAAGAACTACTGTGATACTATTTTAGCTAAGTACATGAGAAGTTCACCTCCACTAAAGAATAATACAAAGATCATGTTTCCCTGAACCTTGAATTAACTCGAGGATACAATTGAAATAGAAGAACTTTTACGGAAAGCTTATAATGATATCTAAATTAACTTTATATCACTTCAAATAATTTTAAATATCATCTGAAGTGAGTTGATTATAATTCCCGTTCTATAAGATAAATTAAAGATCTATCCTAGTAAAGCTGGTATATAAATAGCAAAAGTGATATGACAGGTTAGATCTTATATACTCCacctgtcccaatttatgtagtaCCTTTCGAATTTCTAAATTCAAACAAGTCTTTCTTAATCCaaactgtgccacataaattgtgTTAGAGAGAGTACCAAATTCACCTTGATAAAAAGTTTATGAAAATTTCTTTAGATACTACTCAACGAGGAGATCACCATATCTGTAACTGAGTTTAGGTCAGCTTAACTCACCTCCATTTTTAGTAATAGGCATATATCTCTTGCATAGAGTCGCCAAATGCAAGTGGATTCTTAGCACCATCACTGCCAATATTTATCAGTCTCCTCAAATAGATTCCCCGCTTCAATCTCCTATAAATTTTATCAACGTATCTGTTTAAAAGTTTCAGCTATTTAATATAGTTTGAAAGTTTTTCTAAATGAATTGAGTAATTAtatacacataaaaaaaaaaagaaggaaaaaagaatAGTACTCTTCAATTGCAATAGACGTAAAGAGTGCAATTGAGATCCCCTCCTGCACATAATTGTTTTTTTTACACATGCACTTGTTAAATGTAATGGATTGTATTTTGTCTCTCTACAATTGCTTGTAGAGACACCACTTTTTGTTCTCTTTACTCCTCTTCTTCCACACTCACCAAACTGAATCTACCCACCATAACTTTTAATTACAATGACAAAGATATCTAGTTGTTGATTGTTGAGGTTGGCGAAGTTCCATATGTGGTGATTATTCAGAATAATAttcttatttcaattataaattcttcaaaaaaaaaaaaaacatatatgtgATGGCTAACAATTTGAAAGTGAACAATGGGAAAATTGCAGTAACTCTAAGGTGGAGAATAATATTCAATTGAGATGGAAGTTTGGTGTTGTTTCCCATGTGTTTCACAATAAAAGCACAAATATGCTAAACATGCCTTGAATTTTCACAATGGAATGAACTAAGGGCGTCACAGGTGTATGTTAGCAAACTATAAATGTCATCCTAGGGAGATATATTACATGCCGTGCTTCTAAAAAAATTCCAAGTAGCCTGAGGATTATTGGAGCAAAAGTATGTAGAATGTAGTCTCAGTGAATTTAGAGTTCTAACTAATTAATTTGAAGAGAAGATTCCATTACACTTAGAAATGAATTGACGACTATCTCAAAGACAACAGGTAAAATCTCAAACAAATCGTGTTTTTAGATTCATTTAAGATTTGTTTTTGTAGAAACATAAAAGTATTCACAAAAATTAGACCATTGGATGCTTCCCCATGAAGCAAGGTGCTTATTAAGGCAAACAATGTTGAGTATATCTAAAATGTTAGCACAACACTGATATATGACACGAAATTAGAACCAAATCTTACTGATGTAATTGGTTATTTAACTATTTTAACGACATTCTTTAGATCTTATGTTTTTGTTCATATTTATGAAAGTCACTAACTTTTAGCATGATGAGTTGGCAAATCCTATTTTATCAAATTATCAGAGTGTAATGTCTTTCAGAGTAATAGTATTGATTTTTATACAATCGTCAAATATCACATCAAGTAAAATAGTTACGCAATTTCACATCTTCTTCTGGTATAAATCCCTCACGACAGAATCTTAACTATATGCCCTAAGGCTATATATGTGATAATTGATGAATGTTAAATTGTAATTGTAAAGGTTTAAAGTCAAAAGTGATTCCAAAACAAATTTGCTGGTAAAAACATCCAACTTTCATAGATCAAATAGGCAACACAATTTTCTTCTTTTAATAGATAATAAATAGTAAAGGATTTGAATATGAAAAGTATCCAAAATCAATATATATCAAAaacatcaatcataccaacatgCTTATTAAAATCAAATTGACAAAACACAAAAATAAGATGCTGAACACAAACATTTTTTCT
Protein-coding sequences here:
- the LOC132617270 gene encoding uncharacterized protein LOC132617270, which encodes MSGAQGAQPQESRTQTTYESITKEDNKTRLDIHSREDEKGIQIDKIQDKVDDAAGKGGPVFGAGKDDDKKKPDLGVTGTGE